From a region of the Solanum stenotomum isolate F172 chromosome 2, ASM1918654v1, whole genome shotgun sequence genome:
- the LOC125854526 gene encoding cyclin-D2-1-like, translating to MAPSMDCAVSSLLCAEDNSSIFCNEDDDVGFGFVEEVVVEDIWYPRIHRNGQENRKLFNGEEFYTGVPLQSDECLVLMIEKECEHMPAVDYLERLRNGDLDIGARDEILDWIAKVHSQFNFGPMCAYLAVNYLDRFLSAYDLPKEKAWMMQLLGVACLSIAAKMEETDVPLSLDLQGGDAKFVFEAKTIQRMELLVLTTLKWRMQAITPFSYIDYFIKKINNDQISSINKSVELILSTLKGIHFLEFKPSVIAAAVAISFAVKTETVDSDKALSALVQHVQKDKVMKCIELIQELSLASDFVKVPIASSIPSVPQSPIGVLDAACLSYRTDGSGVESRSNSSHNSPVKRRKLNTPYEVDT from the exons ATGGCACCCAGTATGGATTGTGCAGTTTCTAGCCTTTTGTGTGCTGAAGACAACAGTAGCATTTTTTGCAATGAGGACGATGATGTCGGATTTGGGTTTGTGGAGGAAGTTGTGGTGGAAGATATATGGTATCCTAGGATTCATCGAAATGGTCAAGAAAACAGGAAGTTGTTTAATGGGGAGGAGTTTTATACTGGTGTACCATTGCAGAGTGATGAGTGtttagttttgatgattgaaaAAGAATGTGAACATATGCCTGCTGTTGATTATCTTGAAAGATTGAGAAATGGGGATTTGGATATTGGGGCTAGAGATGAGATTCTTGATTGGATTGCTAAG GTTCATTCACAGTTCAATTTTGGTCCAATGTGTGCATATTTGGCTGTCAACTATCTTGATAGATTCCTTTCTGCTTATGACTTGCCT AAGGAAAAGGCTTGGATGATGCAGTTACTTGGCGTAGCTTGTCTGTCGATTGCTGCCAAAATGGAGGAGACTGATGTTCCTCTGTCTCTAGATTTACAG GGAGGGGATGCAAAGTTTGTATTTGAAGCTAAAACAATACAAAGAATGGAGCTACTTGTGTTGACCACATTGAAATGGAGAATGCAGGCTATCACCCCATTCTCTTACATAGATTATTTCATCAAGAAGATAAATAACGATCAAATATCTTCGATCAATAAATCAGTTGAACTCATACTAAGCACACTAAAAG GAATTCACTTCTTGGAATTCAAGCCTTCTGTGATTGCAGCAGCAGTAGCAATCTCATTTGCAGTAAAAACTGAGACAGTAGACAGTGACAAAGCACTATCTGCTCTAGTTCAGCATGTACAAAAG GATAAAGTTATGAAGTGCATTGAATTGATTCAAGAATTGTCTTTAGCAAGTGACTTTGTTAAAGTTCCAATTGCTTCTTCAATCCCATCTGTTCCTCAGAGTCCAATTGGTGTGTTGGATGCAGCATGTTTAAGTTACAGAACTGATGGCTCAGGAGTTGAGTCGCGGTCTAATTCATCTCATAATAGTCCAGTGAAGAGGAGAAAGCTAAATACACCTTATGAAGTGGatacttag
- the LOC125854528 gene encoding 14-3-3 protein 10, with protein MAAPIPENLSREQCLYLAKLAEQAERYEEMVQFMDKLVLNSTPAGELTVEERNLLSVAYKNVIGSLRAAWRIVSSIEQKEESRKNEEHVHLVKEYRGKVENELSQVCAGILKLLESNLVPSATTSESKVFYLKMKGDYYRYLAEFKIGDERKQAAEDTMNSYKAAQEIALIDLPPTHPIRLGLALNFSVFYFEILNSSDKACSMAKQAFEEAIAELDTLGEESYKDSTLIMQLLRDNLTLWTSDAQDQLDES; from the exons ATGGCGGCTCCAATCCCTGAAAATCTCAGCCGTGAACAGTGTCTTTACTTAGCCAAACTCGCTGAACAAGCCGAGCGCTATGAAGAAATGGTTCAGTTCATGGACAAACTAGTCCTCAATTCCACGCCGGCCGGCGAACTCACCGTTGAGGAACGGAATCTCCTCTCCGTCGCTTACAAAAACGTTATCGGCTCTCTTCGTGCTGCGTGGCGTATTGTTTCCTCCATTGAACAGAAGGAGGAATCGCGGAAGAACGAAGAGCACGTGCATCTTGTTAAGGAGTATAGAGGTAAAGTTGAGAATGAACTTTCGCAGGTTTGTGCTGGTATACTCAAGTTACTCGAGTCAAACCTTGTTCCGTCTGCTACTACCAGTGAATCGAAGGTGTTTTACCTTAAGATGAAAGGTGATTATTACCGGTATCTTGCTGAGTTTAAGATTGGAGATGAGAGGAAGCAGGCTGCTGAAGACACAATGAATTCTTATAAGGCTGCTCAG GAAATTGCACTGATAGATCTGCCTCCAACACATCCCATAAGGCTTGGTCTTGCACTCAACTTCTCTGTCTTTTACTTTGAGATACTGAACTCATCTGACAAAGCTTGCAGTATGGCAAAACAG GCATTTGAGGAAGCCATAGCTGAGCTGGACACTTTAGGTGAAGAATCATACAAGGATAGCACCCTCATAATGCAACTCCTACGAGACAACCTCACACTTTGGACCTCAGATGCTCAG GATCAGTTGGATGAATCTTGA
- the LOC125854521 gene encoding pentatricopeptide repeat-containing protein At5g18475 yields the protein MKAIGHKKCSLCSSSRLFSSSVQWISPLHYQGRNSPRPDAPIERDDTSEQLPRKRKYISHESAVNLIKQERDARRALEIFNKVSDQKGFNHNNSTYAVLLHRLAVCKKFETVDAIIHQMKYETCKFHEGIFTNLMKHYSISSLHEKVLEMFDAILPIVREKPSLNAISTCLNLLIEAKQIELAKEFLLNVQKHLDLKPNTCIFNILVKYHCKKGDVDTAFVVVEEMRKSRVSHPNLITYSTLMDGLCCCGRLQDALDLFEKMLAKDQIPPDALTYNILINAFCRAGKVDRARNIIGFMRKNGCQPNIVNYTALMNGFCKEGRVGDAKEVFHEMKGVGLKPDVVGYTTLINSFCRAGKVDEGIELLEEMKDKGCKADDVTIKIILGGLCRASRSSEAFDMLERLPYDGVHLSKESYRIVLNFLCKEGELEKAMNLLGLMLARRFVPHFATSNELIVQLCEAGKAADAALALFGLLEMSFKPEPRTWSMLIDVICRERKLLPAFQLLDELVLH from the coding sequence ATGAAAGCTATTGGGCACAAGAAATGTAGTCTCTGTTCTTCATCTAGGTTATTTTCATCTTCAGTTCAATGGATTTCTCCTCTGCATTACCAGGGCAGGAATTCTCCGAGGCCAGATGCTCCCATCGAGAGAGATGACACTTCAGAACAATTGCCAAGAAAACGTAAGTATATATCTCATGAATCTGCAGTCAATTTGATAAAACAAGAGAGGGATGCACGACGTGCCCTGGAGATCTTTAACAAGGTTTCTGATCAGAAGGGTTTCAATCACAATAACTCAACCTATGCTGTTCTTCTCCATAGACTTGCTGTTTGCAAGAAATTCGAAACAGTTGATGCTATTATTCATCAGATGAAATATGAAACTTGCAAGTTTCATGAAGGCATATTTACTAATCTCATGAAGCATTACTCCATATCCTCTCTCCACGAAAAGGTTCTAGAGATGTTTGATGCAATCTTGCCTATTGTTCGGGAAAAGCCTTCCCTGAATGCCATTAGCACGTGTCTGAATCTGCTTATTGAAGCTAAACAGATTGAACTGGCGAAGGAATTTCTCTTAAACGTGCAGAAGCATCTAGATTTGAAGCCCAACACATGCATTTTCAATATCCTGGTCAAGTATCATTGCAAAAAAGGGGATGTTGACACTGCATTTGTAGTAGTAGAAGAGATGAGGAAGTCCAGAGTTTCTCATCCTAACTTGATTACTTACAGCACCCTCATGGATGGCTTATGCTGCTGTGGAAGGCTTCAAGATGCACTTgacctttttgagaaaatgctTGCTAAGGATCAGATTCCGCCAGATGCATTGACATACAATATCTTAATAAATGCATTTTGTCGTGCAGGAAAGGTGGATAGAGCTAGGAACATAATAGGATTCATGAGGAAAAATGGATGTCAGCCAAATATAGTTAATTACACAGCTTTGATGAATGGATTTTGTAAGGAAGGAAGAGTTGGAGATGCCAAGGAGGTATTTCACGAGATGAAGGGAGTAGGCCTAAAACCAGATGTAGTAGGATATACAACATTAATAAATTCCTTCTGTAGGGCTGGTAAGGTTGACGAAGGCATCGAGTTacttgaagaaatgaaggatAAAGGGTGTAAAGCTGATGATGTGACAATAAAAATCATACTCGGGGGATTGTGCAGAGCCTCCAGATCAAGTGAAGCTTTCGATATGCTTGAGAGGTTACCTTATGATGGTGTCCATCTAAGTAAGGAAAGTTACAGGATCGTGTTAAATTTCTTGTGTAAAGAAGGTGAGCTAGAAAAGGCGATGAACTTGTTGGGTTTGATGTTGGCTAGACGATTTGTGCCCCATTTTGCTACGTCAAATGAATTGATAGTTCAACTATGTGAGGCTGGAAAGGCAGCTGATGCAGCTTTGGCATTGTTTGGGCTGTTAGAGATGTCGTTTAAGCCAGAGCCTCGGACATGGAGTATGTTGATAGATGTTATATGCAGGGAAAGAAAGTTGTTGCCTGCATTTCAATTACTTGATGAGTTGGTTCTGCATTAG
- the LOC125854534 gene encoding protein CutA, chloroplastic: protein MALTLSAIASSNLFRRKLPIVGAFCVLTFGLSNLSVPFTNTGFAHSLPFAPLFRSKLVGERRSTSVSRIRMEASNKIVPSIVVYVTVPNKELGKKLAGSIVKEKLAACVNRVPGVESVYEWQGEVQTDSEELLIIKTRESLLEALTEHVKANHEYDVPEVIAMPIVGGSPQYLEWLKNSTRDE from the exons ATGGCATTAACACTCTCGGCAATAGCATCATCGAATTTATTCCGTCGGAAATTGCCCATAGTAGGCGCTTTCTGTGTTCTTACTTTTGGTCTCTCTAATCTCTCTGTCCCTTTTACTAATACGGGTTTTGCTCATTCACTTCCCTTTGCCCCTCTTTTCCg GTCGAAATTAGTTGGAGAAAGACGGAGTACAAGTGTTAGTAGAATAAGAATGGAAGCTAGCAACAAGATTGTTCCAAGCATTGTTGTTTATGTCACTGTTCCTAACAAAGAATTGG GTAAGAAACTGGCAGGGAGCATAGTCAAGGAGAAACTTGCAGCATGTGTTAATCGAGTACCAG GTGTAGAATCGGTTTACGAGTGGCAAGGAGAG GTACAGACCGATTCTGAAGAGCTGCTTATAATCAAGACCAGGGAATCCCTTTTAGAAGCTCTTACGGAGCACGTGAAGGCCAACCATGAATATGA TGTTCCTGAAGTGATTGCCATGCCCATAGTTGGCGGCAGTCCACAGTACCTAGAATGGCTCAAGAACAGCACAAGGGATGAATGA